The Citrifermentans bemidjiense Bem genome window below encodes:
- the dnaK gene encoding molecular chaperone DnaK: MSRVIGIDLGTTNSCVAVMEGGEPVVIANAEGSRTTPSMIAFAESGERLVGQQAKRQAVTNPENTLYAIKRLIGRKFETEAVKKDIAISPFKIVKADNSDAWVEVRGQKYSPPEISAMVLQKMKKTAEDYLGEAVTDAVITVPAYFDDSQRQATKDAGKIAGLNVLRIINEPTAAALAYGLDKKKDEKIAVFDLGGGTFDVSILELGEGVFEVKSTNGDTFLGGEDFDQKIIDHIADEFKKDQGIDLRGDKMALQRLKEAGEKAKCELSTSLETDINLPFITADASGPKHLTMKLTRAKLESICAELIAKLEGPCRTALKDAGLSASDIDEVILVGGMTRMPIVQKKVQDIFGKLPNRGVNPDEVVAIGAAIQGGVLRGDVKDVLLLDVTPLSLGIETLGGVLTKLIDKNSTIPCRKSQVFSTAADNQPAVSIHVLQGEREMAADNKTLGNFELSGIPAAPRGVPQIEVTFDIDANGIVHVSAKDLGTGKEQSIRITASSGLSKEEVEKMVREAEAHAADDKKKRELIEAKNQADNLIYQTEKSLTEFGDKIDASEKQKIEEGVAALKKALEGSDADEIKKASDSLMQASHKLAEAVYAKTQGAGAEGGEQPHGEQEAGGAAKGEKVVDADFEEVKDDKK, encoded by the coding sequence ATGAGTAGAGTAATAGGAATAGACCTCGGGACCACCAACTCCTGCGTGGCAGTGATGGAAGGTGGGGAACCGGTTGTCATAGCGAACGCAGAAGGTAGCCGCACCACCCCTTCCATGATCGCCTTCGCCGAAAGCGGCGAGCGTCTGGTGGGGCAGCAGGCCAAGCGCCAGGCCGTCACCAACCCGGAAAACACCCTGTACGCCATCAAGCGCCTGATCGGCCGCAAGTTCGAAACCGAGGCGGTCAAGAAGGACATCGCCATCTCCCCGTTCAAGATCGTCAAGGCCGACAACTCCGACGCCTGGGTCGAGGTCAGGGGCCAGAAGTACTCGCCCCCCGAGATCTCTGCCATGGTGCTGCAGAAGATGAAGAAGACCGCCGAGGACTACCTGGGCGAGGCCGTCACCGACGCGGTCATCACCGTTCCCGCTTACTTCGACGACTCCCAGCGCCAGGCGACGAAAGACGCCGGGAAGATCGCCGGCCTCAACGTGCTCCGCATCATCAACGAGCCGACCGCGGCAGCGCTTGCCTACGGCCTCGACAAGAAGAAGGACGAGAAGATCGCCGTATTCGACCTTGGCGGCGGCACCTTCGACGTCTCCATCCTGGAACTCGGCGAAGGGGTCTTCGAGGTGAAGTCCACCAACGGCGACACCTTCTTAGGCGGCGAGGACTTCGACCAGAAGATCATCGACCACATAGCCGACGAGTTCAAAAAGGACCAGGGGATCGATCTCCGCGGCGACAAGATGGCCCTGCAGAGGCTGAAAGAGGCGGGCGAGAAGGCGAAGTGCGAACTCTCCACCTCGCTTGAGACCGACATCAACCTCCCCTTCATCACCGCCGACGCCTCCGGGCCCAAGCACCTGACCATGAAGCTCACCCGCGCTAAGCTCGAGTCCATCTGCGCCGAGCTGATCGCCAAGCTGGAAGGCCCCTGCCGCACCGCACTGAAAGACGCCGGGCTCTCCGCCTCCGACATCGACGAAGTCATCCTGGTCGGCGGCATGACCCGCATGCCGATCGTGCAGAAGAAGGTGCAGGACATCTTCGGCAAGCTCCCCAACCGCGGCGTGAACCCCGACGAGGTGGTCGCCATCGGCGCCGCCATCCAGGGCGGCGTTCTGCGCGGCGACGTGAAGGACGTGCTCCTTCTCGACGTCACCCCGCTTTCCCTCGGGATCGAAACCCTGGGCGGCGTGTTGACCAAGCTGATCGACAAGAACTCCACCATCCCCTGCAGAAAGAGCCAGGTCTTCTCCACCGCCGCCGACAACCAGCCGGCGGTCAGTATCCACGTGCTGCAGGGCGAGCGCGAGATGGCGGCCGACAACAAGACGCTCGGCAACTTCGAGCTCTCCGGCATTCCGGCGGCTCCCCGCGGCGTCCCGCAGATCGAGGTGACCTTCGACATCGACGCCAACGGCATCGTCCACGTCTCCGCCAAGGACCTCGGCACCGGCAAGGAGCAGTCCATCCGCATCACCGCTTCCTCTGGCCTTTCCAAGGAGGAGGTCGAGAAGATGGTGCGCGAGGCCGAGGCGCACGCGGCCGACGACAAGAAAAAGCGCGAGCTGATCGAGGCGAAGAACCAGGCGGACAACCTGATCTACCAGACCGAGAAGTCCCTGACCGAGTTCGGCGACAAGATCGACGCCTCCGAGAAGCAGAAGATCGAGGAAGGGGTCGCCGCCCTCAAGAAGGCCCTGGAAGGAAGCGACGCCGACGAGATCAAGAAGGCAAGCGACTCCCTGATGCAGGCTTCCCACAAGCTGGCCGAGGCGGTCTACGCTAAGACCCAGGGCGCGGGCGCCGAGGGCGGCGAGCAGCCGCACGGTGAGCAGGAGGCCGGCGGCGCGGCCAAGGGGGAGAAGGTCGTCGATGCCGACTTCGAGGAAGTGAAGGACGACAAGAAGTAA